The following proteins are co-located in the Sulfitobacter guttiformis genome:
- a CDS encoding twin transmembrane helix small protein has product MADPFFILVVIAVLAVVGVLVLGLGGFAGGGAFNKANSNKLMRWRIILQFIAVILIVIYVAFFKG; this is encoded by the coding sequence GTGGCCGATCCGTTTTTCATTTTGGTTGTAATCGCCGTATTGGCGGTCGTTGGAGTACTGGTGCTTGGCCTAGGCGGCTTTGCTGGCGGTGGTGCCTTTAACAAAGCAAACTCGAACAAACTCATGCGCTGGCGCATTATATTACAATTTATTGCCGTGATCCTGATTGTGATCTACGTCGCATTCTTCAAAGGATAA
- a CDS encoding electron transfer flavoprotein subunit alpha/FixB family protein: MAVLLLAEVNNGELAMDATAKAVTAAKQLGDVVVLACGSSAAAAGEAAAKIDGVSKVLVAEDATLGHRMAEATAALIVSLAGDYDHIVAPSTTDAKNVMARVAGLLDVMIISDATAVIDADTFERPIYAGNAMQTVKSSDAKKVITFRTSTFDAAGEGGSATIETVSAAANPGLSEWVEDKVAASDRPELTSAGIVVSGGRGVGSEEQFKMIENLADKLGAAVGASRAAVDSGYAPNDWQVGQTGKVVAPDLYIAVGISGAIQHLAGMKDSKIIVAINKDEEAPIFQVADYGLVADLFEAVPDLIEKL; this comes from the coding sequence ATGGCTGTTCTACTCCTTGCAGAAGTTAACAATGGCGAATTGGCAATGGACGCCACGGCAAAAGCCGTGACTGCCGCCAAGCAGTTGGGTGATGTGGTCGTACTGGCTTGTGGTAGCTCCGCTGCCGCAGCAGGTGAAGCCGCCGCCAAGATTGATGGTGTATCGAAGGTTCTTGTGGCCGAAGATGCAACTCTTGGTCACCGGATGGCGGAAGCGACAGCAGCCTTGATCGTATCACTCGCTGGTGATTACGATCATATCGTTGCACCCTCCACTACGGATGCGAAAAACGTAATGGCGCGTGTTGCCGGCCTGCTCGATGTCATGATCATCTCCGATGCCACCGCCGTTATTGATGCCGACACTTTCGAGCGTCCGATTTACGCGGGCAACGCAATGCAGACCGTAAAATCTTCGGATGCCAAAAAAGTAATTACTTTTCGCACATCTACATTCGATGCTGCTGGCGAAGGTGGCTCGGCCACAATCGAGACTGTGTCCGCTGCAGCAAATCCAGGCCTGTCGGAGTGGGTCGAAGACAAAGTCGCCGCAAGCGATCGCCCTGAGCTGACCTCGGCTGGGATAGTCGTATCCGGCGGTCGCGGTGTAGGATCTGAAGAGCAGTTCAAGATGATCGAAAACCTTGCGGACAAGTTGGGTGCTGCTGTTGGCGCTTCCCGCGCTGCGGTAGATTCCGGTTACGCACCAAACGACTGGCAGGTCGGCCAGACCGGTAAAGTTGTAGCACCTGATCTGTATATTGCTGTCGGCATTTCTGGCGCGATCCAGCACCTCGCCGGTATGAAAGACAGCAAAATCATCGTTGCGATAAATAAAGACGAAGAAGCGCCGATTTTTCAGGTGGCTGATTACGGTCTCGTTGCCGACCTCTTTGAGGCCGTGCCAGATTTGATCGAAAAGCTCTGA
- a CDS encoding response regulator transcription factor — MSKIALVDDDRNILTSVSMTLEAEGFEVETYNDGQAALDAFNKRMPDMAVLDIKMPRMDGMDLLQRLRQKSAMPVIFLTSKDDEIDEVLGLRMGADDYVKKPFSQRLLVERIRALLRRQDAVATDEVGDTEETKVIERGDLRMDPLRHAVSWKGKDVSLTVTEFLLLQALAQRPGFVKSRDQLMDVAYDDQVYVDDRTIDSHIKRLRKKMRTADDEFSAIETLYGIGYRYNED, encoded by the coding sequence GTGTCTAAAATTGCATTGGTGGATGACGACAGGAATATCCTGACGTCCGTCTCTATGACTCTTGAAGCCGAGGGTTTCGAGGTCGAAACATATAATGACGGTCAGGCCGCGTTGGACGCTTTCAATAAGCGGATGCCGGATATGGCGGTTCTTGATATCAAAATGCCGCGCATGGACGGGATGGACCTGCTACAGCGGTTGCGTCAGAAATCAGCCATGCCGGTCATTTTTCTTACGTCCAAGGATGATGAGATCGATGAGGTCCTCGGCCTGCGGATGGGTGCTGACGACTATGTGAAAAAGCCGTTTTCTCAGCGGCTGCTTGTGGAACGTATTCGCGCGCTGTTGCGCCGTCAGGATGCTGTGGCCACTGATGAGGTTGGCGATACCGAAGAGACCAAAGTAATCGAACGCGGCGATCTGCGGATGGACCCGTTGCGTCACGCCGTAAGCTGGAAGGGCAAGGATGTATCCCTGACCGTCACCGAGTTTTTGCTGTTGCAAGCACTCGCGCAGCGACCCGGTTTTGTGAAGTCGCGCGACCAGTTGATGGATGTCGCTTACGATGATCAGGTCTATGTCGATGACCGCACGATCGACAGTCACATCAAGCGTCTGCGCAAGAAAATGCGGACAGCGGACGATGAGTTCTCGGCGATTGAGACGCTCTACGGTATCGGTTACAGATATAACGAAGATTAA
- a CDS encoding PTS sugar transporter subunit IIA: protein MIGIVIVAHGGLASEYLAAIEHVVGSQNGVRAIEIRADHDRSAKQAEICEAADAVDTGQGVVVVTDLFGGSPSNLSLRACQPAGRRIVYGANLPMLIKLAKSRHKTVPEAVRAALEAGKKYIDAQNISTE, encoded by the coding sequence GTGATTGGAATTGTGATTGTAGCACATGGCGGGCTGGCCAGCGAATATCTCGCAGCGATCGAGCATGTCGTGGGCTCGCAAAACGGTGTGCGTGCGATAGAGATACGTGCCGATCACGACCGCTCTGCCAAACAAGCCGAGATATGCGAAGCGGCGGACGCTGTGGACACGGGGCAGGGCGTTGTTGTTGTGACTGACCTATTCGGCGGCTCGCCCTCGAACCTGAGCTTGCGCGCTTGCCAGCCTGCTGGGCGCCGGATCGTATACGGCGCAAATTTGCCCATGCTGATTAAACTGGCCAAAAGTCGCCACAAGACCGTTCCCGAAGCGGTGCGTGCTGCCCTTGAGGCGGGCAAGAAATATATTGATGCCCAGAACATCAGTACAGAATAA
- the rapZ gene encoding RNase adapter RapZ, giving the protein MNDTDPRRRRIVFVTGPSGAGRSSALNVLEDAGFEVIDNLPMRLLPVLFDEAEQARPLALGIDARNRDFSTNTVIDLLGRLAMRPGVIAEMLFLDCGTDVLLRRFSETRRRHPMAPADRPAEGIQAEQDLLAPLRARADVLIDTTDLNVHELRAEVEHWFAPGGKRHLSVTVQSFSYKRGLPRSVDMVYDCRFLKNPYWEPELRALNGTDARVAEHVASDPRYADFAQKIFDLSLLILPACREEGKSHFSIAFGCTGGQHRSVTLAESHALRLAEAGWQVSIRHRELSARQRTGAHDT; this is encoded by the coding sequence ATGAACGACACCGACCCCAGACGCCGCAGAATTGTATTTGTCACCGGCCCTTCGGGCGCTGGGCGTTCTTCGGCATTGAATGTGCTGGAGGATGCAGGCTTTGAGGTGATCGACAATCTGCCGATGCGGCTGTTGCCAGTGCTGTTTGACGAGGCGGAGCAGGCCCGCCCGCTCGCCCTCGGCATTGATGCGCGGAACCGCGACTTTTCGACCAATACAGTGATTGATCTGTTGGGGCGACTCGCAATGCGCCCTGGTGTGATCGCAGAAATGCTCTTTTTGGATTGTGGGACAGATGTTTTATTGCGCCGGTTCTCTGAGACAAGGCGTCGCCATCCTATGGCTCCTGCCGACCGGCCCGCTGAGGGTATTCAGGCAGAGCAGGACCTGTTGGCGCCGTTGCGCGCCCGCGCCGACGTTTTGATTGATACAACGGATCTGAATGTACATGAATTACGTGCGGAGGTGGAGCATTGGTTTGCGCCAGGAGGCAAACGCCACCTATCGGTAACGGTACAATCATTTTCGTATAAGCGCGGTTTGCCGCGATCTGTCGATATGGTCTATGATTGCCGCTTTCTTAAAAACCCCTACTGGGAGCCGGAGTTGCGCGCCCTCAATGGAACGGATGCCCGCGTTGCTGAGCATGTTGCGAGCGATCCCCGATATGCCGACTTCGCGCAAAAGATATTTGACCTGAGCTTGCTTATCCTGCCGGCCTGCCGTGAAGAGGGGAAAAGCCATTTTTCCATCGCGTTTGGCTGTACAGGTGGGCAACACCGCTCCGTTACCCTCGCGGAGAGTCACGCTTTGCGCCTTGCGGAAGCCGGTTGGCAAGTGTCAATAAGGCACAGAGAACTTAGCGCGCGGCAGCGAACAGGGGCGCACGACACGTGA
- a CDS encoding sensor histidine kinase — MAIVERNFVRDLIPAKGDGDVVLGDDWVTPDSAAPNEIRARRERRGLFSLRASPLTRKIITFNLIALNVLVAGILYLNSSRESLAVQRAASLVSEAELIADVIEAQLPEGQAVDLSVGEGVDIGKTLAGLDLRSGIQVFVFDAGGALISEFEAASDGVASGRGEGRGQNTVLTDSLSWLWGVVSSPLRTVPEPVAIEERLKPVVADALTTGAQIKEDRDGAGATRLAVATPIEQSGLAVGVVAIASASGEIDRLVRGERERVLQMFIIATLVSIGLSLVLASTIANPLADLAAAAELGRDKDARKMNPGRIRIPDLTARPDEIGRLSGALRGMVSALYNRIEGNEQFAADVAHEIKNPLASLRSAVGTLRMIKREDQRNKLLDVIDHDVRRLDRLVSDISNASRLDSELVKEEEEPFNLMTMLGNLGQYLGEDAKSKGIDFIVDLPDTPIIVQGLEARLAQVFVNLITNAISFCEDGDAIRVWARKRENRVLIVIEDTGPGIPDQALSKIFKRFYSQRPEEHFGNNSGLGLAISKQIVEAHAGVIWAENIRPTEADITSDPLGARFVVGLPI; from the coding sequence ATGGCGATTGTTGAGAGGAACTTTGTGCGCGACCTGATCCCCGCAAAAGGCGATGGTGATGTTGTTCTGGGTGATGATTGGGTCACGCCAGACAGTGCTGCACCCAACGAAATCAGGGCGCGCCGCGAGCGGCGGGGCCTTTTTTCATTGCGTGCGTCACCGCTCACTCGGAAGATCATCACGTTCAATCTGATTGCATTGAACGTGTTGGTTGCGGGAATTCTCTATCTCAATTCGTCACGAGAAAGTCTTGCTGTACAGCGCGCGGCCTCGCTTGTGTCCGAGGCGGAACTGATCGCCGACGTGATCGAGGCGCAACTGCCCGAAGGGCAAGCTGTCGATCTGTCTGTAGGCGAGGGTGTAGATATCGGTAAAACGCTCGCCGGTCTTGACCTGCGCAGCGGTATTCAGGTGTTTGTTTTCGATGCCGGTGGCGCGCTGATTTCTGAATTCGAGGCCGCAAGTGATGGAGTCGCGTCCGGACGTGGTGAAGGGCGGGGGCAAAATACTGTTCTGACGGACAGTTTGAGCTGGTTATGGGGGGTCGTGTCGTCACCATTGCGAACTGTTCCGGAGCCCGTTGCTATCGAGGAAAGGCTGAAGCCAGTTGTGGCTGATGCGCTGACCACCGGTGCGCAAATCAAGGAAGATCGCGATGGCGCTGGTGCGACACGGCTGGCCGTCGCCACCCCTATCGAGCAAAGCGGATTGGCCGTGGGGGTTGTCGCGATCGCCAGTGCCAGCGGCGAAATCGACCGGCTTGTGCGCGGAGAGCGCGAGCGGGTACTGCAGATGTTTATTATAGCTACGCTTGTGTCTATCGGCCTGAGCCTTGTGTTGGCCTCCACCATCGCCAACCCTCTGGCCGATCTCGCAGCTGCAGCCGAGTTGGGCCGCGACAAGGATGCGCGCAAGATGAACCCTGGCCGTATTCGTATCCCCGATCTAACGGCCCGCCCGGACGAGATCGGCCGTCTTTCTGGCGCGTTACGCGGCATGGTGTCCGCGCTCTATAACCGGATCGAGGGAAACGAACAATTTGCGGCCGATGTCGCCCACGAGATCAAGAACCCCCTTGCTTCGCTACGCTCTGCCGTTGGCACGCTGCGGATGATAAAGCGCGAGGATCAGCGGAATAAATTGCTGGATGTTATTGACCACGATGTGCGCCGTCTGGACCGGCTGGTAAGTGATATCTCCAATGCTTCGAGGCTGGACAGCGAGCTGGTCAAAGAAGAAGAAGAGCCGTTCAATCTGATGACCATGCTCGGCAATCTCGGCCAGTACCTTGGCGAAGATGCCAAAAGCAAAGGTATCGATTTTATTGTAGATTTGCCCGACACGCCGATCATCGTTCAGGGACTAGAGGCGCGGCTAGCGCAGGTGTTTGTAAATCTGATTACGAACGCGATCTCGTTCTGCGAGGACGGTGACGCGATCCGTGTATGGGCGCGTAAACGTGAAAACCGCGTGCTGATCGTGATTGAGGACACGGGCCCCGGAATTCCTGATCAAGCACTATCTAAAATCTTCAAACGCTTTTATTCCCAGCGCCCGGAAGAGCATTTTGGTAATAACTCAGGCCTTGGCCTGGCGATTTCAAAGCAGATCGTCGAAGCACATGCCGGCGTTATCTGGGCTGAAAATATCCGCCCGACCGAAGCCGATATTACCTCTGACCCACTTGGCGCGCGCTTTGTGGTGGGGCTTCCGATCTGA
- a CDS encoding HPr family phosphocarrier protein: MTIIKLEIVNEKGLHARASAKLVEVVEGFDASAEVTKDGMNASGDSIMGLLMLAAAKGSFIEIETSGADADALASALTSLVADKFGEGM, from the coding sequence ATGACCATTATTAAGCTCGAAATTGTAAACGAAAAGGGTCTGCATGCGCGGGCTTCGGCGAAACTGGTCGAAGTCGTCGAAGGATTCGATGCGAGCGCCGAAGTCACGAAAGATGGTATGAACGCGTCAGGCGACAGCATCATGGGGCTTTTAATGTTGGCAGCAGCCAAGGGAAGCTTTATTGAAATTGAAACGTCCGGCGCTGATGCAGATGCACTTGCCAGTGCGCTGACATCTTTGGTGGCTGACAAATTCGGCGAGGGTATGTAG
- a CDS encoding cob(I)yrinic acid a,c-diamide adenosyltransferase has protein sequence MVVLNKIYTRTGDKGDTALGNGARVAKHDVRVEAYGTSDELNCFVGVARLHATDETDEALSRIQNDLFDLGADLCRPDMEKDAESEYPPLRMIGTQVDRLEAEIDVMNGVLEPLRSFILPGGTELAAHLHVCRTVARRAERLATELATQETVNDAAVRYLNRLSDWFFVAARVANNGGKDDVLWVPGANR, from the coding sequence ATGGTCGTCCTCAACAAAATCTACACACGCACCGGCGACAAAGGCGACACCGCGTTGGGCAACGGTGCCCGCGTGGCCAAACATGACGTTCGCGTCGAGGCTTACGGCACTTCCGACGAGCTAAACTGCTTTGTCGGGGTCGCCCGCCTTCACGCGACGGATGAGACAGACGAGGCATTGTCACGTATTCAGAATGACCTGTTCGATCTGGGTGCCGACCTGTGCCGCCCCGACATGGAGAAAGACGCGGAATCCGAATACCCGCCCCTGCGTATGATCGGAACACAGGTTGACCGCCTCGAAGCAGAAATCGATGTGATGAATGGCGTTCTGGAGCCGCTGCGCAGCTTCATCCTGCCCGGCGGCACCGAGCTTGCCGCACATCTGCACGTCTGTCGCACAGTCGCCCGCCGCGCTGAGCGCTTGGCGACTGAACTGGCTACTCAAGAAACAGTTAATGATGCGGCTGTACGATACCTCAACCGTCTGAGCGACTGGTTCTTTGTCGCGGCACGTGTTGCCAACAACGGTGGCAAGGATGACGTACTTTGGGTTCCGGGTGCAAACCGGTAA
- a CDS encoding 3-hydroxybutyryl-CoA dehydrogenase, whose translation MAIQTIGIVGAGQMGNGIAHVISLAGYDVMLNDISEDALAAAMEIMRGNMSRQVGRGKIAEADMESALGRIKTTTALKDLGPSDLIIEAATERETVKQAIFEDLLPHLKPETILTSNTSSISITRLASRTDRPEKFMGFHFMNPVPVMQLVELIRGIATDEPTFAACKEVVDRLNKTAASAEDFPAFIVNRILMPMINEAVYTLYEGVGNVQSIDSSLKLGANHPMGPLELADFIGLDTCLAIMNVLHDGLADTKYRPCPLLTKYVEAGWLGRKTQRGFYDYRGEVPVPTR comes from the coding sequence ATGGCTATCCAGACAATCGGTATCGTTGGCGCGGGCCAGATGGGCAACGGGATCGCCCATGTGATTTCTTTGGCAGGCTATGATGTCATGCTCAACGACATCAGCGAAGACGCACTGGCCGCTGCGATGGAGATCATGCGGGGCAACATGTCCCGTCAGGTTGGGCGTGGCAAGATCGCCGAAGCCGATATGGAATCCGCCCTCGGCAGAATTAAAACAACGACCGCACTCAAGGATCTGGGGCCATCTGATCTGATTATCGAAGCTGCGACAGAACGGGAAACCGTAAAACAAGCCATTTTCGAGGATCTGCTGCCACATCTGAAACCCGAAACCATCCTTACTTCAAACACCTCGTCCATTTCGATCACCCGTTTAGCCAGCCGCACGGATCGACCCGAAAAGTTCATGGGCTTTCATTTTATGAACCCGGTTCCGGTAATGCAGCTTGTCGAACTAATCCGCGGGATTGCCACAGACGAGCCTACGTTTGCGGCCTGTAAGGAAGTGGTAGACCGCCTGAATAAAACTGCTGCCTCCGCCGAGGACTTTCCGGCATTTATCGTCAACCGTATCCTGATGCCGATGATCAACGAGGCGGTATATACGCTCTATGAAGGGGTCGGAAATGTCCAATCTATCGACAGCTCGCTCAAGCTGGGCGCAAACCACCCGATGGGACCATTAGAGCTGGCCGATTTTATCGGGCTGGATACTTGCCTCGCGATTATGAATGTTCTGCATGACGGGTTGGCTGACACAAAATATCGGCCTTGCCCCCTGCTCACCAAATACGTCGAGGCGGGCTGGTTGGGGCGCAAAACACAACGCGGGTTTTATGATTATCGCGGTGAGGTACCTGTGCCAACCCGCTAA
- a CDS encoding electron transfer flavoprotein subunit beta/FixA family protein, translating to MKVLVPVKRVIDYNVKVRVKADGSGVDLANVKMSMNPFDEISVEQAIRLKEAGQADEIVVVSIGVKQAQETLRTALAMGADRAILVVASEDVHHDIEPLTVAKILKGIVDEEQPGLVLCGKQAIDNDMNATGQMLSALLGWSQATFASELAVEGDKAVVTREVDGGLQTIKVNMPTVVTVDLRLNEPRYASLPNIMKAKKKPLDEKTPADYGVEVKNRLEIVKTVEPAARAAGIKVGSVDELVAKLKEAGAV from the coding sequence ATGAAGGTGCTCGTACCTGTCAAACGCGTGATCGACTATAACGTAAAAGTGCGTGTAAAAGCGGACGGTTCCGGTGTCGATCTTGCCAACGTCAAAATGTCCATGAACCCGTTTGATGAAATTTCCGTCGAACAGGCGATCCGTCTGAAAGAAGCGGGTCAAGCGGATGAAATCGTCGTCGTCTCCATTGGCGTAAAGCAAGCGCAAGAGACCCTGCGCACAGCCCTCGCTATGGGTGCTGACCGCGCAATTCTTGTTGTCGCTTCCGAAGATGTGCACCACGACATTGAGCCGTTGACGGTTGCCAAAATTCTCAAGGGAATTGTTGACGAAGAACAGCCAGGTCTGGTGCTGTGTGGCAAGCAGGCGATTGACAATGATATGAACGCTACAGGACAGATGCTTTCGGCGCTACTGGGCTGGTCCCAAGCAACGTTTGCATCCGAACTCGCGGTAGAAGGCGACAAGGCAGTTGTAACACGCGAAGTGGACGGCGGCCTGCAAACCATAAAAGTCAACATGCCGACTGTTGTAACCGTTGATCTGCGCCTAAACGAGCCGCGCTATGCGAGCCTGCCGAACATTATGAAGGCTAAAAAGAAACCTTTGGACGAGAAAACCCCGGCCGATTATGGCGTAGAGGTCAAAAACCGTCTGGAAATCGTGAAAACTGTTGAGCCTGCCGCTCGTGCTGCAGGGATCAAGGTAGGCTCGGTCGACGAGCTTGTAGCGAAACTTAAAGAAGCGGGGGCCGTGTAA
- a CDS encoding HPr kinase/phosphorylase: protein MVEKITTVHATCVSVAGKGVLITGPSNSGKSALALQLIANGANLVADDRTVVVVHNGRLQASVPNAIAGLIEARGVGLLSLQYVEAVELALVVEMGSIETARLPQPHTATFLAIELPCLHKVDAPYFPAAIYAYLSAIRIEAL, encoded by the coding sequence ATGGTTGAAAAAATAACTACTGTGCATGCGACCTGTGTCAGCGTGGCTGGAAAAGGCGTTTTGATTACTGGTCCGTCGAACAGCGGAAAATCGGCCTTGGCACTTCAACTGATCGCGAATGGCGCAAATCTGGTTGCAGATGACCGCACGGTCGTTGTCGTACACAATGGCCGATTGCAAGCGTCTGTCCCCAACGCCATTGCCGGACTGATCGAGGCAAGGGGGGTGGGTCTTTTGTCATTGCAATACGTCGAGGCGGTTGAACTCGCTCTTGTAGTCGAGATGGGGAGCATTGAGACAGCGCGCCTGCCGCAGCCTCACACGGCAACTTTTCTGGCCATAGAGCTGCCGTGCCTGCACAAGGTTGACGCACCCTATTTTCCCGCCGCGATTTATGCCTATCTTAGCGCTATCAGGATTGAGGCACTATGA
- a CDS encoding DUF6473 family protein: protein MTYDILGPGALDYLPCRYGTSKLTFRGPLRTLTPPYVAFLGGTATFGKFIEQPYPLRVEHMTGVTSVNFGQVNAGLDVFAKDLVVIEAAKQAHVIVVEVLGAANMTNPLYSVHPRRNDRFLRASAPLMALYPDVDFSDFTFTHHMLRHLCRTDSARFGNVRQILQKTWVRRMRRLLVQLSSEVILLRIGGESPSAQGHGPLLITDDMIDRLLPSVSAFVDVPSGPQRDPFRSQGMVFGLHEEDAARGVPQPHVHADAAQALRPVLDRLL from the coding sequence ATGACCTATGATATACTGGGGCCAGGGGCCCTGGACTATTTGCCGTGCCGGTACGGTACGTCAAAACTTACATTTCGTGGACCGTTGAGGACGCTTACGCCGCCGTACGTCGCATTTTTGGGAGGCACAGCGACTTTCGGAAAGTTTATCGAGCAGCCCTATCCCTTGCGTGTTGAGCATATGACGGGGGTGACGTCTGTAAACTTTGGGCAGGTTAACGCAGGGCTGGACGTTTTCGCCAAGGACTTAGTCGTGATTGAGGCCGCAAAGCAGGCCCATGTCATCGTGGTGGAGGTGCTGGGGGCCGCCAACATGACAAACCCCTTGTACAGTGTGCATCCGCGACGCAATGACCGGTTTTTGCGTGCAAGCGCGCCGCTGATGGCATTGTACCCTGATGTAGATTTCTCTGACTTTACGTTTACGCACCATATGCTCCGCCATTTGTGCCGAACAGATTCGGCGCGTTTTGGCAACGTGCGGCAGATTTTGCAAAAAACATGGGTTCGTCGCATGCGGCGGTTGCTGGTTCAATTGTCCAGCGAGGTAATCTTGCTACGCATAGGGGGCGAGAGCCCTTCAGCGCAGGGGCATGGACCCTTGTTAATCACCGACGATATGATTGATCGGCTGTTGCCATCGGTCAGTGCCTTTGTCGATGTACCATCGGGCCCGCAGAGGGACCCTTTCCGAAGTCAGGGCATGGTATTCGGCCTCCACGAGGAAGACGCTGCGAGAGGGGTGCCTCAGCCGCATGTGCATGCAGATGCAGCACAGGCACTGCGCCCTGTGCTGGATCGTCTGCTGTAG
- a CDS encoding lysophospholipid acyltransferase family protein, with the protein MGSHDQPDAQAEPINFAKYDRRSLSYASTFQNPWKSRMISVMELFTGKLRILHMIRKFEKRGAPGGQEFWRAALDTMGIDLTTPQEQLDLIPKTGPVIVVANHPHGMVDGMIFADLIGRVRPDYRILTRSLLTSIDEVAGSYMIPVPFPHDPDAQRKGVEMRAKAMKHLKEGGVVALFPSGVVAASETWWGPAIEAEWNVFTAKMIRRSGAQVVPIKFPGQNSRAYQIANQLSPMLRQGLLLHEVVHSCNKPQAPIVGAPIAQSEIDARVDDPRGFMEWLRLHTLALDI; encoded by the coding sequence ATTGGGTCTCACGATCAACCTGATGCACAGGCAGAGCCGATAAACTTTGCCAAGTACGATCGCCGTAGCCTCTCCTATGCATCGACGTTTCAGAATCCATGGAAATCACGGATGATTTCAGTGATGGAGTTGTTCACGGGGAAGCTCCGGATTTTGCATATGATCCGCAAGTTCGAGAAGCGCGGTGCGCCCGGTGGTCAGGAGTTCTGGCGTGCTGCGTTGGATACGATGGGCATTGATCTGACGACTCCTCAGGAGCAGCTGGACCTTATCCCCAAAACTGGACCTGTAATTGTGGTCGCCAACCATCCGCACGGAATGGTGGACGGGATGATTTTTGCCGATCTGATCGGCCGAGTACGCCCCGATTATAGAATTCTGACCCGTTCGCTGCTGACTTCAATTGACGAGGTGGCAGGGAGCTACATGATCCCTGTGCCATTCCCGCATGACCCAGATGCGCAACGCAAAGGTGTCGAGATGCGCGCCAAGGCAATGAAACATCTCAAGGAGGGTGGCGTCGTGGCGCTGTTTCCGTCAGGCGTGGTAGCGGCCTCCGAGACGTGGTGGGGCCCTGCGATTGAGGCAGAATGGAATGTGTTTACAGCCAAGATGATCCGCCGCTCTGGCGCGCAGGTTGTGCCTATCAAATTTCCGGGCCAGAACAGCCGTGCATATCAGATTGCCAATCAACTGTCGCCGATGTTGCGGCAGGGTCTTTTGCTGCATGAAGTTGTCCATAGCTGCAACAAGCCGCAAGCGCCAATCGTCGGCGCACCCATTGCCCAATCGGAAATTGATGCCCGCGTTGATGACCCACGCGGATTTATGGAATGGCTGCGTTTACACACACTTGCCCTTGATATCTGA